In Leptospira stimsonii, a single window of DNA contains:
- the atpD gene encoding F0F1 ATP synthase subunit beta, whose translation MNKGKIKQIIGSVLDIEFENGELPEIYSALEIEAPVSGKKEIIIAEVQTHIGGKAVRAIALSSTDGLIRGQEVTNTGKPISVPVGDVTLGRIFNVLGKTIDEGPAITVKETRPIHRPAPAFDELTSKTEVFETGIKVIDLLAPYIKGGKTGLFGGAGVGKTVLIQELINNIAKQHGGFSVFAGVGERTREGNDLWREMKESGVIDKTVLCYGQMNEPPGARLRVALSALTMAEHFRDSIGTDVLLFVDNIFRFSQAGSEVSALLGRMPSAVGYQPTLSTEMGALQERITSTKKGSITSVQAIYVPADDLTDPAPANAFAHLDATTVLSRAISDKGIYPAVDPLDSTSRVMNAQVLGEEHYTVAREVQRILQRYKDLQDIIAILGMDELSEDDKVLVARARKIEKFLSQPFHVAEVFTGAPGKYVKLADTVRSFKEVISGNYDHLPEQAFYMVGSIDDAIEKAKGYKG comes from the coding sequence ATGAATAAAGGTAAAATCAAGCAGATCATCGGATCCGTTTTGGACATCGAGTTCGAAAACGGAGAACTTCCCGAAATTTACAGCGCACTTGAAATCGAGGCGCCCGTTTCCGGAAAAAAAGAAATCATCATCGCGGAAGTGCAAACACACATCGGCGGAAAAGCGGTGCGTGCGATCGCTCTTTCCTCTACGGACGGTTTGATCCGCGGTCAAGAAGTAACGAATACCGGAAAACCGATCAGCGTTCCGGTTGGAGACGTTACTCTGGGAAGAATCTTCAACGTTCTCGGTAAAACCATCGACGAAGGTCCTGCGATCACCGTAAAAGAAACTCGCCCGATTCATAGACCGGCTCCCGCTTTCGACGAACTCACTTCCAAAACGGAAGTTTTCGAAACAGGAATCAAGGTCATCGATCTTCTCGCTCCTTACATCAAGGGTGGAAAGACCGGTCTTTTCGGCGGTGCCGGGGTTGGTAAAACGGTCCTCATTCAGGAGCTCATCAACAATATCGCAAAACAACACGGTGGATTCTCCGTATTTGCCGGAGTAGGGGAAAGAACCCGCGAAGGAAACGACCTTTGGAGAGAGATGAAAGAATCCGGTGTTATCGACAAGACCGTTCTTTGTTACGGTCAGATGAACGAACCGCCGGGCGCTCGTCTTCGTGTCGCGTTATCCGCTCTTACGATGGCGGAACACTTCCGTGACTCCATCGGAACCGACGTTCTTCTTTTCGTAGATAATATCTTCCGTTTCTCACAAGCGGGTTCCGAAGTATCTGCACTCCTCGGAAGGATGCCTTCCGCCGTGGGTTATCAGCCGACTCTTTCCACGGAAATGGGCGCGCTTCAAGAAAGGATTACATCCACTAAAAAAGGTTCGATCACTTCCGTTCAGGCGATCTACGTTCCTGCGGACGACTTGACCGACCCTGCTCCTGCGAACGCTTTCGCCCACTTGGATGCGACTACGGTTCTTTCTCGTGCGATCTCCGATAAGGGAATTTATCCTGCGGTGGATCCGCTCGATTCTACTTCTCGCGTGATGAACGCGCAAGTTCTTGGAGAAGAGCACTACACAGTTGCACGAGAAGTGCAAAGAATTCTTCAAAGATACAAGGATCTGCAAGATATCATCGCAATCTTGGGTATGGACGAACTTTCCGAAGACGACAAGGTTCTTGTAGCGAGAGCGAGAAAGATCGAAAAATTCTTATCTCAACCGTTCCACGTCGCGGAAGTATTTACCGGAGCTCCCGGAAAATACGTAAAACTCGCCGACACCGTTCGTTCTTTCAAAGAAGTGATTTCCGGCAACTACGATCATCTTCCGGAGCAAGCGTTCTACATGGTTGGATCCATCGACGACGCGATCGAAAAAGCGAAAGGATACAAAGGATAA
- the atpA gene encoding F0F1 ATP synthase subunit alpha produces MKIKTDEITSVLKQEILNYKKDLSVEEVGTVLEIGDGIARVYGLKNVMSGEMVEFQNGIFGQAFNLEENSVGVVVYGNYLEIQEGFTVKRTNRILEVPVGPELLGRVVNPLGEPLDGKGPINAKLTRPVESPAPGIAMRQPVGEPMQTGIKAIDAMIPVGRGQRELIIGDRGTGKTSIALDTIINQKGTGVVCVYVAIGQKASTVASTVEMLRNKGALEYTIVVSATAAEPAPLQYIAPYSGCSMAEYFMYNEKKATLVVYDDLSKQAVAYRQMSLLLRRPPGREAYPGDVFYLHSRLLERAAKLDDKYGAGSLTALPIIETQEGEVSAYIPTNVISITDGQIYLQSNLFASGNRPAVDVGISVSRVGSAAQIKAMKQVAGKMKLELAQFRDLEAFAQLGTELDPATQAQLDRGNRIVQMLKQPVSSPFPVEEQVVEIFAVTRGFMDKIPVAKVQEYGKYLLTTIKEKYAEVLDAIRKEKKISDEEKLGEVLSAIAEEFLRKH; encoded by the coding sequence ATGAAAATTAAAACAGACGAAATCACGTCCGTTCTCAAACAGGAAATTTTAAATTATAAGAAAGATCTCAGTGTCGAAGAAGTCGGTACGGTTTTAGAAATCGGAGACGGAATCGCCAGAGTATACGGACTCAAGAATGTGATGTCCGGTGAGATGGTAGAATTTCAAAACGGAATCTTCGGACAGGCGTTCAACCTCGAAGAAAATTCGGTGGGTGTGGTCGTTTACGGAAACTACCTCGAAATCCAGGAAGGATTCACCGTAAAAAGAACCAACCGAATTCTCGAAGTTCCGGTAGGTCCTGAACTTCTCGGTCGCGTAGTAAACCCGTTAGGTGAACCCCTCGACGGAAAAGGTCCGATCAACGCAAAACTTACCAGACCGGTAGAATCTCCGGCGCCTGGTATCGCAATGAGACAACCAGTCGGCGAGCCGATGCAAACCGGTATCAAAGCGATCGACGCGATGATCCCAGTCGGACGCGGTCAGAGAGAGTTGATCATCGGCGACCGTGGTACCGGAAAAACTTCCATCGCCCTCGATACAATCATCAATCAAAAAGGAACCGGTGTCGTCTGCGTTTATGTGGCGATCGGTCAGAAAGCGTCCACCGTGGCTTCTACCGTGGAAATGCTACGCAACAAAGGCGCTCTCGAATATACGATCGTAGTTTCCGCAACCGCCGCGGAACCCGCTCCGCTTCAATACATCGCTCCTTATTCAGGATGTAGTATGGCGGAATACTTTATGTATAACGAAAAGAAGGCGACCCTCGTAGTTTATGACGACCTTTCGAAACAAGCGGTCGCGTATCGTCAGATGTCTCTTCTTCTTCGTCGTCCTCCGGGTCGGGAAGCGTATCCTGGTGACGTCTTCTATCTTCACTCCAGACTTCTCGAAAGAGCGGCGAAACTCGACGACAAATACGGCGCGGGTTCTTTGACCGCGCTTCCGATCATCGAGACTCAGGAAGGTGAGGTTTCCGCCTATATTCCGACTAACGTGATTTCGATCACCGACGGACAGATTTATCTTCAGTCCAACTTGTTCGCATCTGGTAACCGTCCTGCGGTGGACGTAGGGATTTCGGTTTCTCGGGTCGGTTCTGCGGCGCAGATCAAAGCGATGAAACAAGTAGCCGGAAAGATGAAACTCGAACTCGCACAGTTCCGCGACTTGGAAGCTTTCGCTCAGCTCGGAACCGAACTCGATCCTGCTACACAGGCACAGCTCGATCGTGGGAATCGAATCGTACAAATGCTCAAACAACCGGTTTCTTCTCCGTTCCCGGTAGAAGAACAAGTTGTGGAAATCTTCGCGGTGACGCGCGGTTTTATGGATAAGATTCCTGTGGCGAAAGTTCAGGAATACGGAAAGTATCTCCTAACTACGATCAAAGAAAAATACGCAGAAGTTTTGGACGCGATCCGTAAGGAAAAGAAAATCTCCGACGAAGAAAAACTCGGCGAAGTTCTAAGCGCAATCGCTGAAGAATTCTTAAGAAAGCACTGA
- a CDS encoding F0F1 ATP synthase subunit B, with protein MVLLAAKGLSLLDVNPGLVVWTLVTFLVVVLVLKKFAWDVILKALDERAETVQNDIKKASELRSEAEALLKDYEARLNSAKDEANAIIAEAKSDALKLKNKLLEETNSEVKAQKDQAVKEIELAKGKALEQLQSQIVEMSISVASKVLEKQLKSEDYKAFVEKELEQLKKLSA; from the coding sequence TTGGTACTCTTAGCTGCTAAGGGATTAAGCCTCCTAGATGTAAACCCGGGTCTGGTAGTCTGGACTCTGGTTACCTTTCTAGTCGTAGTCTTAGTTCTGAAAAAGTTTGCCTGGGATGTAATTCTGAAGGCGCTCGATGAAAGAGCGGAAACCGTTCAGAACGACATCAAAAAGGCCTCAGAACTCCGTTCGGAAGCGGAAGCTCTCCTGAAGGATTACGAAGCTAGGTTGAACTCTGCCAAAGACGAGGCGAACGCGATCATTGCGGAAGCCAAGTCGGATGCTCTGAAACTGAAGAACAAACTTCTCGAAGAAACCAATTCGGAAGTGAAGGCTCAGAAAGATCAGGCAGTGAAAGAGATCGAACTTGCTAAGGGAAAGGCTTTGGAACAATTGCAATCACAGATAGTCGAGATGAGTATCTCCGTTGCAAGCAAGGTTCTTGAAAAACAACTGAAGTCCGAAGACTACAAAGCTTTTGTTGAAAAAGAACTAGAACAACTCAAAAAATTGAGCGCATAA
- the atpC gene encoding ATP synthase F1 subunit epsilon has product MSANKLNVSVISPEKILYKGEVDSLVVPGSEGFFGILPNHAPLVAVLGIGVLEIRKGEKVKVLSVEGGFIEVKENSISILTDHGALKEDIDLQAEQKNLSEVEKLPPSDSKNLLLQKAKTRILVASR; this is encoded by the coding sequence ATGTCCGCGAATAAACTGAACGTATCCGTAATCTCTCCCGAAAAGATTCTCTATAAGGGAGAGGTGGATTCTCTGGTCGTTCCGGGTAGCGAAGGATTTTTCGGAATCCTTCCCAACCACGCGCCTCTGGTCGCCGTTCTTGGGATCGGAGTTCTTGAAATCCGCAAGGGGGAAAAAGTCAAAGTTCTCTCCGTTGAAGGCGGGTTTATCGAAGTGAAAGAAAATTCCATCAGCATTCTTACCGATCACGGCGCTCTGAAGGAAGACATCGATCTCCAAGCTGAGCAAAAAAATCTCTCCGAAGTTGAAAAACTTCCCCCTTCCGATTCTAAAAATCTTCTCCTCCAAAAAGCAAAAACCCGAATTTTAGTCGCATCGCGCTAA
- a CDS encoding ATP synthase F0 subunit C — MEFGLGYIGVGIAAGVAILGAALGIGRIGGSATEGISRQPEAGGKIQTAMIIAAALIEGAALFALVIAFQAAGTLNEGLKATVEFQTKASAPATEEKGK, encoded by the coding sequence ATGGAATTTGGATTAGGATATATTGGTGTAGGAATCGCCGCAGGAGTCGCAATTCTCGGAGCGGCACTCGGAATCGGAAGAATCGGTGGTTCTGCTACTGAAGGAATTTCAAGACAACCAGAAGCTGGTGGTAAAATTCAAACTGCAATGATTATCGCTGCAGCCTTGATCGAAGGTGCCGCTCTGTTCGCTCTCGTAATCGCTTTCCAAGCGGCGGGAACTCTGAACGAAGGTTTGAAAGCTACTGTTGAATTCCAAACAAAAGCTTCCGCACCTGCTACTGAAGAAAAAGGAAAGTAA
- a CDS encoding GAF domain-containing protein: MGLLERVSKLVKSDSTGTPSSISTEEKKSLLKKSEAFQGKKSFFQRALGMRNEPARLEPSSEPILDQHTTPELTEHDVDSESSFTEDFSLPELDGDSPTLEAEDLQAEFPDSTFESSDNSFDSGDLLDLPEDLVEPEGVAKEELDEDPFSSLADSNDAEPEDDLSLDELFGEESQEESPKKPEAPVVKSEEEPEETELPANLDEDPFSDWVKEAEQEAARTPSKVDSKAASTEKGDFLFDDDSNFTTSPIDLQIASRKKLENYMSVFEISKEIGVSTGFADFFENLLFSIMGQIGAESIGIFSSKNGDKEFFRLEDYQGEGFNPEWTISSEDEIYHAVHNAGSVLYAKELIKPTLPAKEQEILKQSNAELLVAIRYMDDFFGIIILSKTISGEDYTIEDLEFLKIIGEIAGSVYRRIFDTEQLHQENQNLKEVIRANELIISLARDFGAIRTLDEAYDKLISSFKEELKVRRATFMILDGHTKNEFRVFASNLLTPEHVGSFTLPLESSIVGIVSNIPGVFRIENFRKHPELMQKLSNDELGLMSDFIVIPFINLHWLVGMLIIHETDVPWTDSDRETAVGVSEVLAPVFSSLLLIQERDSVFKDPFSPVEEKIEDMILKAARLGSSFSLTIFKVQNVSRMVKLKGSGFFASYSEELRKAIQENLSESDFHYRIGQGKYAVILDGKDREETQILIRKIKNKLNDADRRSKDFQTSVIQHTLCYPADTKEKERILELLEES; this comes from the coding sequence ATGGGTTTGTTAGAGAGGGTCAGCAAGTTAGTCAAATCCGATTCCACAGGCACGCCTTCTTCGATTTCTACGGAAGAGAAAAAATCGTTACTCAAAAAGTCGGAAGCGTTTCAGGGTAAAAAAAGTTTTTTTCAGCGTGCCCTCGGTATGCGAAACGAACCGGCCAGACTTGAACCTTCTTCGGAACCTATATTAGACCAACACACGACTCCGGAACTCACCGAACACGATGTCGATTCCGAATCTTCCTTTACCGAAGACTTTTCTCTTCCTGAGCTCGACGGAGATTCTCCTACGTTGGAAGCGGAAGATCTTCAGGCAGAGTTTCCGGATTCTACGTTTGAATCCTCAGATAACTCCTTTGATAGCGGCGATCTGCTCGACCTTCCGGAAGATCTCGTGGAACCGGAAGGTGTCGCCAAAGAGGAGTTAGACGAAGATCCGTTTTCTTCCCTTGCCGATTCGAATGATGCCGAACCGGAAGACGATCTCTCTCTGGATGAACTTTTTGGTGAAGAATCTCAAGAAGAATCTCCGAAGAAACCGGAAGCGCCCGTTGTGAAATCGGAAGAGGAACCGGAAGAAACCGAACTTCCGGCGAACTTGGACGAGGATCCTTTTAGCGATTGGGTGAAAGAAGCGGAACAAGAAGCCGCTCGTACTCCTTCGAAAGTAGATTCGAAAGCCGCTTCCACCGAAAAAGGAGATTTCCTTTTCGACGATGATTCTAACTTCACGACGTCTCCAATCGATCTACAAATCGCTTCCCGTAAAAAATTAGAAAATTATATGTCCGTCTTCGAGATCAGCAAAGAGATCGGGGTCTCCACCGGCTTCGCGGACTTTTTCGAAAATCTCCTTTTCTCGATTATGGGGCAGATCGGCGCGGAATCGATCGGCATCTTTTCCTCCAAAAACGGAGACAAGGAATTCTTTCGTTTGGAGGATTATCAAGGAGAAGGTTTCAATCCGGAATGGACGATTTCTTCCGAGGACGAAATCTATCACGCGGTGCATAACGCAGGTTCCGTCTTGTATGCGAAAGAACTTATAAAGCCGACCCTTCCCGCAAAAGAACAAGAAATCTTAAAACAATCCAACGCTGAACTCCTCGTCGCGATCCGATACATGGATGATTTTTTCGGGATCATCATTTTGAGTAAGACGATCAGCGGTGAAGACTATACGATCGAGGATTTAGAATTCCTAAAAATCATCGGGGAGATCGCGGGCTCCGTCTATCGCAGAATTTTCGACACGGAACAACTTCATCAGGAAAATCAGAATCTCAAAGAAGTAATTCGCGCAAACGAATTGATCATTTCTCTCGCTAGAGATTTCGGCGCGATAAGAACTCTCGACGAGGCCTACGACAAGTTGATTTCCTCTTTTAAAGAGGAATTGAAGGTGAGAAGGGCGACGTTCATGATTTTGGACGGTCATACAAAGAACGAGTTCCGTGTTTTCGCTTCCAATCTTTTAACTCCGGAACACGTGGGCTCTTTCACTCTTCCTCTGGAAAGTTCCATCGTCGGGATCGTTTCCAATATTCCCGGCGTGTTCAGAATCGAAAATTTTAGAAAACATCCCGAGCTTATGCAGAAACTTTCCAACGATGAACTCGGCTTGATGTCCGATTTTATCGTCATTCCGTTTATCAATCTTCATTGGTTGGTGGGAATGTTGATCATACACGAGACAGATGTTCCGTGGACGGACAGCGATCGGGAAACGGCGGTTGGAGTCTCCGAGGTATTGGCACCCGTTTTTTCCAGCCTTCTCCTCATCCAAGAAAGGGATTCGGTATTCAAAGACCCGTTTAGCCCGGTGGAAGAAAAAATCGAGGATATGATCTTAAAGGCCGCGAGACTTGGTAGCTCCTTTAGTTTAACTATATTCAAAGTTCAGAATGTATCTCGGATGGTGAAATTAAAAGGTTCCGGTTTTTTCGCTTCTTACAGCGAAGAACTTCGTAAGGCGATCCAGGAAAATCTTTCCGAGTCCGATTTTCATTATAGAATCGGACAAGGAAAATACGCGGTTATTTTGGATGGAAAGGATCGAGAAGAAACGCAGATTCTCATCCGAAAAATAAAAAACAAACTAAACGACGCCGATCGTAGATCGAAAGATTTCCAAACTTCCGTGATTCAGCACACTCTTTGTTATCCGGCGGATACGAAGGAAAAGGAAAGAATTCTCGAATTGCTCGAAGAATCCTGA
- a CDS encoding SLBB domain-containing protein produces the protein MRTTITIIGLLVLFVSVGILLRRNQDRVRSFFEPDSISAAIRGNVQNPGVYRLKQGDTLEDLLKIAGGLKKPSQTQPDLNREILDGQVIELKE, from the coding sequence ATGAGAACAACGATCACCATCATCGGCTTATTGGTGTTATTTGTAAGCGTAGGTATTCTTTTGAGAAGAAACCAGGATCGGGTTCGGAGTTTCTTCGAACCGGACAGTATTTCCGCGGCAATCCGTGGGAACGTTCAAAATCCCGGAGTCTATCGTCTCAAACAGGGAGATACCTTAGAGGACTTATTGAAGATCGCGGGCGGCTTAAAAAAACCTTCGCAGACGCAACCGGACTTGAACCGTGAAATCCTGGACGGTCAGGTCATCGAATTGAAAGAATGA
- the atpH gene encoding ATP synthase F1 subunit delta yields the protein MNDSGVSKIYASALLGASNAPEEVEQELADLVQLLFQEDKVRNFFLSPVVSIEEKEAILVKNLRGKVSEVTLNFLGVLLNKGRFISLPEIQKQFTEELDKKKGRVRAQVRSYPSLEPSQLTKLGSILTERFKSEFILEATEDRTLLGGFVVKFNDLKIEKSIASQLKEIKKAMLEKKLPVGAIYEN from the coding sequence ATGAACGACTCCGGTGTCTCGAAAATATACGCGTCCGCCCTTTTGGGAGCAAGCAATGCCCCGGAAGAAGTGGAACAGGAACTCGCGGATTTAGTTCAGCTCCTTTTTCAAGAAGATAAGGTCAGGAATTTCTTTCTTTCTCCGGTCGTTTCGATCGAGGAAAAAGAAGCGATTCTTGTAAAAAATCTCCGGGGGAAAGTATCGGAAGTAACCCTGAATTTTCTCGGAGTGCTTTTAAACAAAGGAAGATTTATCAGTCTTCCTGAGATCCAAAAACAATTCACAGAAGAGCTGGATAAGAAGAAAGGAAGAGTTCGTGCGCAAGTAAGAAGTTATCCTTCTTTAGAACCTTCTCAACTTACCAAACTCGGATCCATTCTTACGGAAAGATTCAAATCAGAATTCATTCTGGAAGCTACAGAAGATAGAACTCTTCTGGGTGGATTTGTCGTAAAATTCAATGACTTAAAAATCGAAAAGTCAATCGCTTCCCAGCTCAAGGAAATCAAGAAAGCCATGCTGGAAAAGAAATTACCGGTTGGAGCCATCTATGAAAATTAA
- the atpB gene encoding F0F1 ATP synthase subunit A encodes MNLNQTSFMTKKLIFFAFLVVLLQFPIFASEESSHETFDLNEVIVHHLMDNPEFPFNVGGVQVFEGQSGFDPKNASIFTDHETGKRFHYVGGFDMHITKRVTMMWIVALLLFLIFIPAARIIAKNPLKVQSRFANMVEVFVNFLKKDIVDESMHGHGHGYYHYIFTLFFFILFCNLMGLVPPVGELIAVAGESAGIIHVDHHNMPLVAKLWSGITVTGDISVTMTLALLTMLLIYSAGFIYQGPKFIWHSVPNGVPLPLYLIMWPLEFIVSPMAKTFALTVRLLANMTAGHVIILALMGFIFQFQSWGIVPVSVIGSGLIYVLEIFVAFLQAYIFVLLTSLFVGLSMHRH; translated from the coding sequence ATGAATCTAAACCAGACTTCTTTTATGACAAAAAAGTTAATCTTCTTTGCGTTCTTAGTTGTATTACTTCAATTCCCTATCTTTGCGTCCGAGGAATCTTCTCACGAAACCTTTGATCTGAATGAAGTCATCGTCCATCACTTGATGGACAACCCCGAGTTTCCTTTTAACGTAGGCGGGGTTCAGGTATTCGAAGGACAATCCGGCTTTGATCCGAAGAACGCGTCCATCTTTACCGATCACGAAACCGGCAAACGTTTTCACTACGTCGGCGGGTTCGACATGCACATCACAAAACGTGTCACGATGATGTGGATCGTAGCGCTTCTTCTTTTTCTGATCTTTATTCCTGCCGCTCGTATCATAGCAAAAAATCCGCTCAAGGTTCAGTCTCGTTTTGCCAACATGGTGGAAGTCTTCGTCAACTTTCTCAAAAAAGACATTGTGGATGAAAGTATGCACGGGCATGGCCATGGATACTATCACTACATCTTCACGTTATTCTTCTTTATTCTCTTTTGTAATTTGATGGGACTTGTTCCTCCCGTAGGAGAGCTGATCGCGGTAGCGGGAGAATCTGCGGGAATCATTCACGTAGATCACCACAATATGCCTCTCGTAGCCAAGCTCTGGAGTGGAATTACGGTTACCGGTGATATTTCGGTAACGATGACTCTCGCACTTCTTACGATGCTTTTGATCTACAGCGCCGGTTTTATTTATCAAGGACCGAAATTTATTTGGCATTCGGTTCCAAACGGAGTTCCTCTTCCGCTTTATTTGATCATGTGGCCTCTCGAATTTATCGTTTCTCCGATGGCGAAAACCTTCGCACTTACCGTGCGTCTTTTGGCAAACATGACCGCAGGACACGTTATCATTCTCGCTCTGATGGGTTTTATCTTTCAGTTTCAATCTTGGGGAATCGTTCCCGTTTCGGTGATCGGTTCCGGATTGATTTATGTTTTGGAGATCTTTGTGGCTTTTCTCCAAGCATACATTTTCGTATTGCTTACGTCCCTTTTCGTGGGATTGAGCATGCATAGGCATTGA
- the atpG gene encoding ATP synthase F1 subunit gamma produces the protein MATPREIKKRITSVKNTRKITRTMEMVSTAKSKKISDRVNASHPFSNKIKELVSSLASLSGVVHSPYLRRPDKIKNVALLVITANRGLCGGYNSNVNRLAKAKVAEWKKEGVGVRLFIVGKKGISFFRFAGEKAEKTFTHIDDKAGYKEAEEFANLFLELFAKEEVDAVEIASTVYYSSASQKPEVTRVLPFEVSKDGNVNDMIAYEPSPALVLESLLPLVVKTAFLKAILEANCSEQIARRIAMKSATDAASEMIKLLTRGYNRVRQAKITQEISEIVAGADSLN, from the coding sequence TTGGCAACTCCAAGGGAAATAAAGAAAAGAATCACCTCGGTCAAGAACACGAGAAAGATCACCCGGACGATGGAAATGGTCTCGACGGCCAAGTCCAAAAAGATCAGCGATCGGGTGAACGCTTCTCATCCTTTTTCCAATAAGATCAAGGAGCTTGTGTCTTCTCTCGCGTCTCTGAGCGGAGTTGTTCACAGCCCTTACTTAAGAAGACCGGACAAGATTAAGAACGTAGCTCTTCTCGTGATCACCGCGAATCGAGGTCTCTGCGGAGGATACAATTCCAACGTAAACAGACTTGCGAAAGCGAAGGTCGCAGAATGGAAGAAGGAAGGGGTTGGCGTAAGACTCTTTATCGTCGGGAAGAAGGGGATCTCCTTTTTTCGATTTGCGGGTGAGAAGGCCGAAAAGACCTTCACTCACATCGACGACAAGGCCGGATACAAGGAAGCCGAGGAATTCGCGAATCTCTTTTTGGAATTATTCGCTAAGGAAGAAGTGGACGCGGTGGAAATCGCATCTACGGTTTATTATTCTTCCGCGTCACAAAAACCGGAAGTGACCAGAGTGCTTCCGTTCGAAGTGTCGAAAGATGGAAACGTAAACGACATGATCGCATATGAGCCGAGCCCTGCGCTTGTTCTCGAATCGCTACTTCCTCTTGTCGTAAAGACCGCATTCTTAAAAGCGATCCTCGAAGCCAATTGCTCAGAGCAGATTGCAAGAAGAATTGCGATGAAGTCCGCGACGGACGCGGCTTCGGAAATGATCAAACTGCTCACTCGCGGATACAACCGTGTAAGACAGGCAAAAATCACTCAGGAAATTTCTGAGATTGTTGCCGGAGCGGACTCACTGAACTAA
- a CDS encoding MBOAT family O-acyltransferase, translated as MLFNSLNFLVFLIAFLLLYFRFGKLGQNRLLFFGGLLFYGFWKAEMVLLLLFCIALNFAGGIYLGRKKGVDQKRTFVGLISINLAILIFFKYILFLLSIWNDTLGVVFPKAGIALPEILLPVGISFYTFHNISYLSDIRSGKIFPCTDFIRFGVYDLFFPLLLAGPIERPDSLLPQIENERTITQNGFFSGVILFLWGIFKKVFIGDHLLLFTGKAMEPSMELAPGMILWIAFCFAFQVYADFSGYTDAARGLAKMLGFRLTLNFNFPFISSNPSEFWRRWHISLSTWLRDYLYIPLGGNRVSVFRQNINLMIVWILGGLWHGATYGYLVWGFYCGLQVVGFNLFQKYVLRFFSLNIPILEWSLKLAGVILTFWMFALGLLLFQVHSPNELWSFVLNATSGLYWNGVIAGKLLFLLFPLLIVEPWMILSGGTDSFLERIVTKPLRWIPLSFGVVVLFFLFGVFEKKEFFYFQF; from the coding sequence ATGTTATTCAACTCTCTGAATTTTCTCGTATTCTTAATCGCCTTTTTACTTCTCTATTTTCGTTTCGGTAAACTCGGCCAGAATCGACTCTTATTTTTCGGCGGGCTTCTCTTTTACGGCTTTTGGAAGGCGGAGATGGTCCTTCTGCTTTTGTTTTGTATCGCACTGAACTTCGCGGGAGGGATTTATCTCGGTAGAAAGAAGGGAGTCGACCAAAAAAGGACCTTCGTGGGGCTCATTTCCATCAACCTCGCGATTCTTATCTTTTTTAAATACATTCTTTTTTTATTAAGTATTTGGAACGATACCTTAGGGGTTGTTTTCCCAAAGGCCGGAATTGCACTTCCTGAAATTTTGCTACCCGTCGGAATTTCTTTTTACACCTTTCACAACATCAGTTATCTTTCGGATATTCGATCCGGAAAAATATTTCCTTGCACCGATTTTATTCGGTTTGGCGTTTACGATCTCTTCTTTCCCCTGCTTCTCGCGGGTCCGATCGAAAGACCGGATTCTTTACTTCCTCAGATCGAAAACGAAAGAACGATCACTCAGAACGGATTTTTTTCCGGTGTCATTTTGTTCCTCTGGGGAATTTTTAAAAAAGTTTTTATCGGAGATCACCTCCTTCTTTTCACTGGGAAGGCGATGGAACCGAGTATGGAGCTTGCTCCGGGAATGATCCTTTGGATAGCGTTTTGTTTTGCCTTTCAGGTTTATGCCGATTTTAGCGGATATACCGATGCGGCTCGAGGTCTTGCGAAAATGCTTGGGTTTCGCCTAACGCTCAACTTTAATTTTCCGTTCATTTCTTCCAACCCTTCCGAATTTTGGAGGCGCTGGCATATTTCACTTTCCACGTGGCTTCGGGATTATCTCTATATTCCTCTCGGAGGAAATCGAGTTTCCGTTTTTAGGCAGAATATAAATTTGATGATCGTTTGGATTCTCGGCGGTCTCTGGCACGGGGCTACCTATGGTTATCTCGTTTGGGGCTTTTATTGCGGTCTACAGGTAGTCGGCTTTAATCTTTTTCAAAAATACGTGCTAAGATTCTTTTCTTTGAATATTCCGATTTTAGAATGGAGTCTGAAATTGGCAGGAGTTATTTTGACTTTTTGGATGTTTGCGCTCGGATTGCTTTTGTTTCAGGTCCATTCTCCGAACGAACTTTGGAGTTTTGTTTTGAACGCCACGAGCGGTTTGTATTGGAATGGGGTGATCGCAGGAAAACTTTTATTTCTTCTTTTCCCTCTTTTGATCGTGGAGCCCTGGATGATCCTTTCCGGCGGCACCGATTCTTTTTTGGAAAGAATCGTGACAAAGCCGTTGCGATGGATTCCTCTTTCTTTCGGAGTCGTAGTTTTGTTCTTTCTTTTCGGAGTTTTTGAAAAGAAAGAATTTTTTTACTTTCAGTTTTAG